A region of Pyxidicoccus parkwaysis DNA encodes the following proteins:
- the hflX gene encoding GTPase HflX codes for MSKNVPIRPRAVLVGVQFPGVSDTEHAADLAELKRLVHTLGYDTVATVSQRRSSLATGTVLGTGKLKELAALTGGTGVIKSGARDRTTKARERWEAEEEEASAEEPGTEEPELEASDAEDEETEPAEDAAAPDEEAVAQRPTVVVVDHELSPSQLRNLEKATGAEVMDRTGVIVDIFHRHARSHEARMQVEIARLNYLAPRLRESTGGRERQQGRGAGDSAVELDRRKIRDRLAELREGLAAIEREQDHRRYARRDQLRVALVGYTNAGKSSLMRALTGSEVLVADQLFATLDTTVRALHPETRPRVLVSDTVGFIQKLPHDLVASFRSTLDEALEASLLLYVVDASDPTWDAQLEVTRTVLREIGADAVPSKLLLNKVDRLDAAAKEALLARHPDAILLSAHQPEDVTALRQTLIRFFEASMVEADLVIPYASQGRIGEVYEHTTVLTQEYDETGSKLRVRGLPAAISKLIQAFQA; via the coding sequence ATGTCGAAGAACGTCCCCATCCGCCCTCGCGCCGTCCTCGTCGGCGTCCAGTTCCCCGGCGTCTCGGATACGGAGCACGCCGCGGACCTCGCAGAGCTCAAGAGGCTGGTGCACACGCTGGGGTACGACACCGTGGCGACGGTGTCCCAGCGCCGCTCGAGCCTGGCCACTGGAACGGTCCTCGGTACGGGAAAGCTCAAGGAGCTGGCCGCCCTCACCGGGGGCACCGGCGTCATCAAGTCGGGAGCGCGCGACCGCACCACCAAGGCCCGCGAGCGTTGGGAGGCTGAGGAGGAGGAGGCCAGCGCCGAAGAGCCTGGCACCGAGGAGCCCGAGTTGGAGGCGTCCGACGCGGAGGACGAAGAGACCGAGCCCGCCGAGGACGCGGCAGCCCCCGACGAGGAGGCAGTCGCACAGCGTCCCACGGTGGTGGTCGTCGACCACGAGCTCTCGCCGAGCCAGCTCCGCAACCTGGAGAAGGCCACCGGGGCGGAGGTGATGGACCGCACCGGCGTCATCGTCGACATCTTCCACCGGCACGCGAGGAGCCATGAGGCGCGCATGCAGGTCGAGATTGCCCGGCTCAACTACCTCGCCCCCCGGCTGCGTGAGTCCACGGGAGGCCGGGAGCGACAACAGGGCCGTGGCGCTGGTGACTCCGCCGTGGAACTGGACCGGCGCAAGATTCGCGACCGGCTCGCGGAGCTGCGCGAGGGGCTCGCCGCCATCGAGCGGGAGCAGGACCACCGCAGGTATGCGCGCAGGGACCAGCTGCGGGTGGCGCTGGTCGGCTACACCAACGCGGGCAAGTCCTCGCTGATGCGCGCGCTCACCGGCAGCGAGGTGCTGGTCGCCGACCAGCTCTTCGCCACGCTCGACACCACGGTGCGAGCGCTGCACCCGGAGACCCGGCCGCGCGTGCTCGTTTCGGACACCGTGGGCTTCATCCAGAAGCTGCCGCACGACCTCGTGGCCTCGTTCCGCTCCACCCTGGACGAAGCGCTGGAGGCCTCGCTGCTGCTCTACGTGGTGGATGCGTCCGACCCGACCTGGGATGCGCAGCTCGAGGTCACCCGGACGGTGCTCCGGGAGATTGGCGCGGATGCCGTCCCGAGCAAGCTGCTCTTGAACAAGGTGGACCGGCTGGACGCGGCGGCAAAGGAGGCGCTGCTGGCCCGGCACCCGGACGCAATCCTGCTCTCGGCCCACCAGCCGGAAGACGTGACGGCGCTGCGGCAGACCCTCATCCGCTTCTTCGAGGCGTCGATGGTCGAGGCCGACCTGGTGATTCCGTACGCCAGTCAGGGGCGCATCGGCGAGGTGTACGAGCACACCACCGTGCTCACCCAGGAGTACGACGAGACGGGAAGCAAGCTCCGGGTCCGGGGCCTTCCGGCGGCGATCTCGAAGCTCATCCAGGCGTTCCAGGCGTGA
- a CDS encoding DEAD/DEAH box helicase produces MTFASLGLSEPLVRAMTDLGCVEPTPVQQATIPAVLRGGDVWASAPTGSGKTAAFLLPVLEALGASPGGSPRRTRVLLVVPTRELAAQVAQVIEQYGRHLPRRLKTCLAVGGVSANPQMMALRGGADLVVATPGRALDLVDQSALRLSTVETLVLDEADQLLSLGFADELTRLLALLPARRQNLLFSATFPPGVRALAGQLLHEPTRVDIGAAAMPAPDLIVQRAIEVDAGKRTMLLRHLIETHAWSHVLTFVASRYGADHVALKLNRAGFTAEALHGELSQGARTQALADFKAKRVKVLVATDVAARGLDIVQLPAVVNYDLPRSPVDYLHRIGRTGRAGEPGMAISFISADTQAHFRLIERRHGLRLMRERLAGFEPVDVPTPPLDVNGGVKGKRKSKKDKLREAAAAAKGPTSRR; encoded by the coding sequence ATGACCTTTGCTTCCCTCGGGCTCTCGGAGCCGCTCGTCCGCGCCATGACCGACCTCGGCTGCGTCGAGCCGACGCCGGTGCAGCAGGCCACCATCCCGGCGGTGTTGCGGGGAGGTGACGTGTGGGCCTCGGCGCCGACGGGCTCGGGGAAGACCGCGGCGTTCCTCCTTCCAGTCCTGGAGGCGCTTGGCGCGAGTCCAGGCGGTTCACCCCGGCGGACGCGGGTCCTGCTGGTGGTGCCCACGCGTGAGTTGGCCGCCCAGGTCGCCCAGGTCATCGAGCAGTACGGCCGCCATCTCCCCAGGCGGCTGAAGACCTGCCTCGCCGTCGGCGGCGTCTCGGCGAACCCGCAGATGATGGCGCTCCGTGGCGGCGCGGACCTGGTCGTGGCCACGCCGGGCCGCGCGCTGGACCTCGTGGACCAGAGCGCGCTCCGGCTCTCCACGGTGGAGACGTTGGTGCTCGACGAGGCCGACCAACTGTTGTCGCTGGGCTTCGCCGATGAGCTCACGCGCCTGCTCGCGCTGCTCCCCGCGCGCCGCCAGAACCTGCTGTTCTCCGCCACCTTTCCGCCCGGGGTACGGGCGCTCGCCGGACAACTGCTGCATGAGCCCACGCGGGTCGACATCGGGGCGGCGGCGATGCCCGCCCCGGACCTCATCGTCCAGCGTGCCATTGAAGTCGACGCCGGGAAGCGCACGATGCTGCTGCGCCACCTCATCGAGACGCATGCGTGGTCCCACGTCCTCACGTTCGTGGCCAGCCGGTATGGCGCGGACCACGTCGCGCTGAAGCTGAACCGCGCCGGCTTCACCGCGGAGGCCCTGCACGGCGAGCTCAGCCAGGGGGCCCGCACGCAGGCGCTCGCGGACTTCAAGGCGAAGCGCGTGAAGGTCCTCGTCGCCACGGATGTCGCCGCACGTGGCCTCGACATCGTGCAATTGCCCGCCGTCGTGAACTACGACCTGCCGCGCTCGCCCGTGGACTATCTGCACCGGATTGGCCGCACGGGCCGCGCGGGTGAGCCGGGCATGGCTATCAGCTTCATCAGCGCGGACACCCAGGCCCACTTCCGACTCATCGAGCGACGCCACGGCCTCCGCCTCATGCGCGAGCGGCTCGCGGGGTTCGAGCCGGTCGACGTGCCCACGCCGCCCCTGGACGTGAATGGCGGCGTGAAGGGGAAGCGGAAGAGCAAGAAGGACAAGCTCCGCGAGGCCGCGGCCGCCGCGAAGGGCCCGACGTCTCGGAGATAG
- a CDS encoding M35 family metallo-endopeptidase produces the protein MSLGRRGCESRWLGAALGLLLLGACGAPESQPASTSEVARDAVAGDVAVALSVPHAALASSESVWVTVTLTNVSSSPVRVLKRHTVIEGLREDLLSVTVDGASVPYQGRRYHWAPPRETDFLRLEPGEQVSHVVDIGAVYDLSRTGRYRLRYQAPAVDPADIAALRSDDLEVDIAGRPFVPPWREAPGTVSSQALTTSRCVEPTHPTATLNAAFSAARVMAADGLQYFTAFIPPSRYTTWFGTTTSSRLATVKRHFQAISGAFETQSVVIDCSCTDADVYTYVYPSDPYRIFVCGLFWAAPTYGTDSKGGLLVHEMSHFTVVAGTDDWAFGQAACKSLAYSNPTRAIDNADSHEYFAEDLSQ, from the coding sequence ATGAGCCTCGGCAGAAGAGGTTGTGAGAGTCGCTGGCTGGGCGCTGCTCTGGGCCTGTTGCTTCTGGGCGCCTGTGGCGCGCCGGAGTCTCAGCCCGCCAGCACATCCGAGGTCGCACGAGACGCGGTCGCGGGCGATGTGGCGGTGGCCTTGTCGGTGCCACACGCCGCGCTGGCGAGCAGCGAGTCGGTGTGGGTGACGGTGACGCTCACCAACGTGTCCAGTTCGCCGGTGCGCGTGTTGAAGCGGCACACCGTCATCGAGGGGCTTCGCGAGGACCTGCTCTCCGTGACGGTGGACGGCGCGAGCGTGCCGTATCAGGGACGGCGCTACCACTGGGCGCCGCCTCGGGAGACGGACTTCCTGCGCCTGGAGCCGGGCGAGCAGGTGTCGCACGTCGTGGACATCGGCGCGGTCTATGACCTGTCCCGCACGGGGCGCTACCGCCTGCGCTACCAGGCTCCCGCGGTGGACCCCGCGGACATCGCGGCCCTTCGCTCGGACGACCTGGAGGTGGACATCGCGGGCCGTCCCTTCGTGCCGCCCTGGCGCGAAGCCCCTGGCACCGTCTCCTCGCAGGCGCTCACCACCAGCCGCTGCGTGGAGCCGACGCATCCGACCGCCACGCTCAATGCGGCGTTCTCCGCGGCGCGCGTCATGGCGGCGGATGGCCTCCAGTACTTCACGGCCTTCATCCCTCCCTCGCGTTACACGACCTGGTTCGGGACCACCACCAGCTCTCGACTCGCGACCGTGAAGCGCCACTTCCAGGCCATCTCGGGCGCCTTCGAGACCCAGTCGGTGGTCATCGATTGCAGCTGCACCGACGCGGATGTCTATACCTACGTCTACCCGAGCGACCCGTATCGCATCTTCGTGTGTGGCCTCTTCTGGGCCGCGCCGACGTATGGCACGGACTCCAAGGGCGGGTTGCTCGTCCACGAGATGAGCCACTTCACCGTCGTCGCGGGGACCGATGATTGGGCCTTCGGGCAAGCCGCCTGCAAGTCCTTGGCGTACTCCAACCCCACCAGGGCCATCGACAACGCGGACAGCCACGAGTACTTCGCGGAAGACCTCTCGCAGTAG
- a CDS encoding LysR substrate-binding domain-containing protein, translated as MPSFLGSSSVAAKAGLSSVSPGSAPARGNTVTSMGLAAGLSPRIVQEASSWPSVIGMVEAGLGLTLAPLSAKALRSRGVVFRSPPVSMGRLSSPCSRTPAAISFRWRGSAAERRVTCEGLSSRVAAGRVFLGWIGFGLPRHPMESPR; from the coding sequence ATGCCCTCCTTCCTCGGCTCCTCCTCCGTCGCGGCAAAGGCGGGGCTCTCCTCCGTAAGCCCCGGCTCCGCCCCTGCTCGAGGGAACACCGTGACGAGCATGGGCCTGGCCGCGGGCCTCTCTCCGCGCATCGTCCAGGAGGCCAGCTCGTGGCCCTCGGTCATCGGCATGGTAGAGGCGGGGCTGGGGCTCACGCTCGCGCCCCTGTCCGCCAAGGCCTTGCGCTCTCGGGGCGTGGTCTTCCGCAGCCCGCCGGTGTCCATGGGCCGGTTGTCATCGCCTTGTTCGAGGACACCTGCGGCAATCTCATTCAGATGGCGCGGTTCCGCGGCTGAGCGGCGCGTCACATGTGAGGGATTGTCGTCGCGCGTCGCGGCTGGACGGGTTTTCCTGGGATGGATAGGGTTTGGCCTCCCTCGTCATCCCATGGAGTCTCCGCGATGA
- a CDS encoding Ig-like domain-containing protein has translation MLEQDEASIQTRGDSDEQQDVARIRSRHRERIDRATAGREGGREIGLREARRHQQGAVGRGGLLDGHREGAVGRDRDAPGGVAEELTGRLRCEQRDLVLLRIRDADDRPPKWLHAGVPMEGRARHLFRPPHDNRELAGVARNEGEVPMSFRRWLLSSVVVACAGCGPTQVESEEPEKPIAQVQAERLAAAQGFDLREVALVPAPDGAGNRHELRFQGVPIWGLEAKTANGMTHLTNARFAPSAPIETKPRITQAQAEAAALAELNDPSGRVDSTRLVLVPREERRRKPDAPTSGRLNAAHFERVVTDLTLIYRVLLVAGESGAERGWMAQVDARSGQVVRRDSLEVHALETKVYRKGRGYGYYSGTVNLSVLYQSTNSPPYWLEDTHGNEYQYAYFVGSGRDRSIATADYGGTDSNFGNGLVYSPSSGVASVTGETAAVDAYYAANMTWSFYETVLGRSGPAGTGKGMPIRVHYPMENAAYYPYAKPPFLMVGYAVYPNSSSTWKTLATTDIIGHELGHDFFMREVAGNPADFPQGNSELTGLNEGAGDISGFMTELSRDTVRAGRSLLDIDQTPLQSSHLTVGEEAEPTARNLLTPEFPEWFDGIGDEEVHASGGPFARMFLLLAWGCQAMPPSGVPTSAWQCPRVPGGFTGTGALTAARLWGLTVQVLPMGADYLQTRTAALQAAIAMEGSVGGPLMKKVGFAFAAINVGFPPENTPPQATLNCQQVVGDLECTGTISDVDTPNEPGQAPQLVLDGTQTYTMTMQGSQFTQRIPNVTNGSHTVQLKAWDLWNNQVTRTVTVSVDKTPPQASFTRSGPPKHPLFSVTASDPAGISTVDFLLGTEYRASVFVPPYDYDFDTSAWADGTYSMVIKVLDRFQNVTTLTSPLVVDNTAPTVTMTVNPSGPPFLVTATVADASPLTRVDFKVDGIVFATYSNSATSYQAAYSPLDPLVRNLSVEVTDSFGNIRVVVQGAPRDLKPPDVLFSVSQTATTVKLNVGVSDTCGIVYPYSMYVDGTLNAQPMADTYVLDLGTTVAPGEHQFRALVQDNCGNTADFQATFTRSLSPPVITSITRDDTQPKKPKFTVQCTDADGIDHVELRENGVVVQSDNTAPYEFVVDTTARADGDSTELFQCSDTYGVPSTPETRTVTADNTGPSLTGFSVYGSGRSYTVSSSAADLRGIQSVNLAGGLLTPTFNVTLTQAPYSYQWLLPGTTPIQTDIPFYVTAKDTWGNTSTLSRRCYMNTASTQNAYLVCQPL, from the coding sequence GTGCTTGAGCAGGACGAGGCTTCGATTCAGACCCGCGGGGATTCCGATGAACAGCAGGACGTTGCCAGGATTCGCAGCCGGCATCGGGAGCGAATCGACCGTGCCACTGCCGGTCGGGAAGGTGGTCGAGAAATAGGACTGCGCGAAGCTCGGCGTCATCAGCAGGGCGCAGTAGGTCGTGGCGGCCTGCTGGACGGGCACCGAGAAGGTGCCGTCGGCCGCGACCGAGACGCACCAGGAGGTGTTGCCGAGGAATTGACTGGCCGATTGCGTTGCGAACAGCGCGACCTGGTATTGCTGCGGATTCGCGATGCCGATGACCGTCCCCCGAAGTGGCTACACGCCGGTGTCCCCATGGAGGGACGGGCGAGGCATCTTTTTCGCCCCCCTCACGACAATCGAGAGCTGGCCGGTGTGGCCAGAAACGAGGGGGAGGTACCGATGTCGTTTCGCAGGTGGCTGCTGAGCAGCGTTGTCGTCGCGTGCGCGGGGTGTGGGCCCACGCAGGTGGAGTCCGAGGAGCCCGAGAAGCCCATCGCCCAGGTCCAGGCCGAGCGACTCGCCGCGGCGCAGGGCTTCGACCTCCGGGAGGTGGCACTGGTTCCGGCGCCGGACGGAGCGGGAAACCGGCACGAGTTGCGCTTCCAGGGCGTGCCCATCTGGGGCCTGGAGGCAAAGACGGCGAATGGGATGACGCACCTCACCAATGCCCGCTTCGCTCCGTCGGCTCCCATCGAGACGAAGCCCCGCATCACCCAGGCGCAGGCGGAGGCTGCCGCCCTGGCCGAGTTGAACGACCCATCCGGTCGCGTGGACTCCACCCGGCTGGTGCTCGTTCCGCGCGAGGAGCGACGGCGCAAGCCGGATGCGCCCACCTCCGGGCGCCTCAACGCCGCGCACTTCGAGCGGGTGGTGACGGACCTGACGCTCATCTACCGGGTGCTGCTGGTCGCCGGCGAGTCAGGAGCCGAACGGGGCTGGATGGCGCAGGTGGACGCCCGCTCCGGACAGGTGGTGCGGCGGGACTCGCTCGAGGTCCACGCGCTGGAGACCAAGGTCTACCGGAAGGGGCGGGGATACGGCTACTACTCGGGCACCGTCAACCTCTCCGTCCTCTACCAGAGCACCAACTCGCCCCCGTACTGGCTCGAGGACACCCACGGCAATGAGTATCAGTACGCATACTTCGTCGGGAGCGGCCGGGACCGGTCCATCGCCACTGCTGACTATGGGGGGACCGACTCGAACTTCGGCAACGGGCTTGTCTATTCACCCAGCTCCGGAGTCGCCAGCGTCACCGGAGAGACGGCGGCCGTGGATGCCTACTACGCCGCGAACATGACGTGGAGCTTCTACGAGACCGTCCTCGGACGGAGCGGTCCTGCCGGAACAGGCAAGGGCATGCCCATCCGGGTGCACTACCCCATGGAGAATGCGGCCTACTACCCCTACGCCAAGCCCCCGTTCCTCATGGTGGGCTACGCCGTCTACCCGAACAGCTCGAGCACCTGGAAGACCCTGGCGACCACCGACATCATCGGCCATGAGCTCGGCCACGACTTCTTCATGAGGGAAGTCGCCGGCAATCCCGCGGACTTCCCCCAGGGCAACTCGGAGCTGACCGGGCTGAACGAGGGCGCGGGAGACATCAGCGGGTTCATGACCGAGCTCAGCCGCGACACCGTGCGCGCGGGCCGGTCCCTGCTCGACATCGACCAGACGCCGCTCCAGTCCTCCCACCTCACCGTGGGGGAAGAAGCGGAACCCACCGCCCGCAACCTGCTCACCCCGGAGTTCCCCGAGTGGTTCGACGGCATCGGCGACGAGGAGGTGCACGCCTCGGGAGGTCCCTTCGCCCGGATGTTCCTGCTGCTGGCCTGGGGCTGCCAGGCCATGCCTCCTTCGGGCGTTCCGACCTCGGCCTGGCAATGCCCGCGGGTGCCCGGTGGCTTCACCGGCACCGGGGCCCTCACCGCGGCACGCCTCTGGGGCCTGACGGTGCAGGTGCTGCCCATGGGCGCCGACTACCTCCAGACCCGCACGGCGGCGCTCCAGGCGGCCATCGCCATGGAGGGCTCCGTGGGCGGCCCCCTGATGAAGAAGGTGGGCTTCGCATTCGCGGCCATCAACGTGGGCTTCCCTCCCGAGAACACGCCGCCCCAGGCCACCCTGAACTGCCAGCAGGTGGTCGGAGACCTCGAGTGCACCGGCACCATCTCCGATGTGGATACGCCCAACGAGCCCGGCCAGGCGCCGCAGTTGGTGCTGGACGGCACGCAGACGTACACGATGACGATGCAAGGCTCGCAGTTCACCCAACGCATCCCGAACGTCACGAACGGCAGCCACACCGTCCAACTGAAGGCGTGGGACTTGTGGAACAACCAGGTCACCCGCACGGTGACGGTCTCCGTCGACAAGACGCCGCCCCAGGCCTCGTTCACCCGCTCCGGCCCTCCGAAGCATCCCCTGTTCTCCGTGACGGCCAGCGACCCCGCGGGCATCTCCACGGTCGACTTCCTCCTGGGCACTGAGTACCGGGCGTCCGTGTTCGTGCCTCCCTATGATTACGATTTCGACACCTCGGCGTGGGCCGACGGCACGTACTCCATGGTCATCAAGGTGCTCGACCGCTTCCAGAACGTCACCACGCTCACCTCCCCGCTGGTCGTGGACAACACCGCGCCCACCGTGACGATGACCGTGAACCCGAGCGGCCCGCCCTTCCTCGTCACGGCCACCGTGGCGGATGCTTCGCCGCTGACGCGTGTGGACTTCAAGGTGGACGGGATTGTCTTCGCCACCTACTCGAACTCCGCGACGTCGTATCAGGCGGCGTACTCGCCCCTGGACCCGTTGGTCCGCAACCTCTCCGTGGAGGTGACCGACTCCTTCGGCAACATACGCGTGGTCGTACAGGGAGCGCCCCGTGACCTGAAGCCGCCCGACGTCCTCTTCAGCGTGAGCCAGACTGCCACCACGGTGAAGCTCAACGTGGGCGTCTCCGACACCTGCGGCATCGTGTATCCCTATTCGATGTATGTCGATGGCACCCTGAATGCCCAGCCCATGGCGGACACCTACGTGCTGGACCTCGGCACCACGGTGGCGCCGGGGGAGCATCAGTTCCGGGCCCTCGTCCAAGACAACTGTGGAAACACGGCGGACTTCCAGGCGACGTTCACCAGGTCCCTCTCTCCACCCGTCATCACGTCCATCACCCGTGACGACACCCAGCCCAAGAAGCCGAAGTTCACCGTCCAGTGCACGGACGCCGATGGCATCGACCATGTCGAGCTGCGGGAGAACGGCGTGGTGGTCCAATCCGACAACACCGCGCCCTACGAGTTCGTGGTGGACACCACGGCACGAGCGGACGGGGACTCCACCGAGCTCTTCCAGTGTTCCGACACCTACGGGGTGCCCAGCACGCCGGAGACCCGGACGGTGACGGCGGACAACACCGGCCCCTCCCTCACCGGCTTCTCCGTCTACGGCTCGGGCCGTTCGTATACCGTCTCGAGCAGCGCGGCGGACCTGCGGGGCATCCAGTCCGTCAACCTCGCGGGCGGGTTGCTGACACCGACCTTCAACGTCACGCTGACGCAGGCGCCCTACAGCTATCAGTGGCTCCTCCCCGGCACCACGCCCATCCAGACGGACATTCCGTTCTACGTGACGGCGAAGGACACGTGGGGCAACACCTCCACGCTCAGCCGCCGGTGCTACATGAACACGGCCTCCACCCAGAATGCGTACCTGGTCTGCCAGCCGCTCTGA
- a CDS encoding dihydrofolate reductase family protein, producing the protein MGLLTFGLNVTLDGCIDHTQGIVDDELHDYWTQLMDQSGAMLFGRNTYELMEGAWPAVARDEKAPRAMREWAQKLEAKAKYVVSGSRSDFPWQNTFKVEGDLREAISALKAKTVRGVLVGAPKLATALEELGLIDEYRLVVHPVISGRGPTLFHGLSSARHLELLSTQRFKSGVQALHFRRKAG; encoded by the coding sequence ATGGGCCTCCTCACCTTCGGTCTCAACGTGACTTTGGACGGGTGCATCGATCACACCCAGGGGATCGTGGACGACGAGCTGCACGACTATTGGACGCAGCTCATGGATCAGAGCGGGGCGATGCTCTTCGGGCGCAACACCTACGAGCTGATGGAGGGAGCCTGGCCCGCGGTGGCACGCGACGAAAAGGCGCCGCGCGCGATGCGCGAGTGGGCGCAGAAGCTCGAGGCGAAGGCGAAGTACGTCGTGTCGGGCTCGCGGAGCGACTTTCCGTGGCAGAACACGTTCAAGGTGGAGGGTGACCTTCGCGAGGCGATCTCGGCGCTGAAAGCGAAGACCGTGCGGGGGGTCCTCGTCGGAGCGCCCAAGCTCGCGACTGCTCTCGAGGAGTTGGGGCTCATCGACGAGTACCGCCTCGTCGTTCATCCCGTCATCAGTGGCCGCGGGCCGACGTTGTTTCATGGCCTGTCGAGTGCGCGGCATCTCGAGCTCCTATCGACGCAGCGGTTCAAGTCCGGCGTGCAGGCGCTCCACTTCCGTCGCAAAGCGGGATGA
- a CDS encoding DUF4136 domain-containing protein — MPTRRLVPLLAFVFTACAGIDVNTQYDGNAMKAASGYRTYAWLPHANPAGQAAQEGAGDTTVEKSVDAYLASRGYQRVEAGATPDLLIRWGSSINFQGILAPGLDPNPPRAPNQGPYQTPYPSMQAQPIKQEFSKGVLDIDIMDARAQKPVWRGTAQGELSSGASNAEIQEWLGKAVPKLLAEFPPEIPKD, encoded by the coding sequence ATGCCGACCCGACGCCTTGTCCCGCTCCTGGCCTTCGTCTTCACCGCCTGCGCGGGCATCGACGTGAACACCCAGTACGACGGTAATGCCATGAAGGCCGCGAGCGGCTACCGCACCTATGCCTGGCTGCCCCATGCGAATCCCGCGGGGCAGGCCGCCCAGGAGGGCGCAGGGGACACGACGGTCGAGAAGTCCGTGGACGCCTATCTCGCGTCTCGCGGCTACCAGCGCGTGGAGGCGGGCGCGACGCCGGACCTCCTCATCCGGTGGGGCAGCTCCATCAACTTCCAGGGCATCCTCGCGCCGGGCCTGGACCCGAACCCTCCGAGGGCACCCAACCAGGGCCCGTACCAGACCCCCTACCCGAGCATGCAGGCCCAGCCCATCAAGCAGGAGTTCTCCAAGGGCGTGCTCGACATCGACATCATGGATGCCCGCGCGCAGAAGCCCGTGTGGCGGGGCACGGCCCAGGGGGAGCTGTCATCCGGGGCCAGCAACGCGGAGATTCAGGAGTGGCTGGGCAAGGCCGTTCCCAAGCTCCTCGCGGAGTTCCCCCCCGAGATTCCGAAGGACTGA